Proteins encoded within one genomic window of Oncorhynchus masou masou isolate Uvic2021 chromosome 1, UVic_Omas_1.1, whole genome shotgun sequence:
- the LOC135551446 gene encoding F-box only protein 22-like: MDGNTDFSGVSDECTAEYILSNVAEVVERILMFVPTKSLLQIACVCRLWMNCARRVLRVQQKLTWVSASGPSNYDGHALCHSLAEEVENVYLLPKTVLVMVDSETFSGQDSSYKQKKARKTHHSPDSVEELNRLFPNGCDIMAITTPGVVLTPSGSHSGPPKEFQEGEAGYAIMFPRMEGVDIRPFHFCKRTISESHLEEAGLVNNPDLRVVLLFGYEAYKPGAARFLNQVLEPLARSKALIAGGHVENVFSPERECCGRGSYGVVGLALSGPRIQGASVLLEQDVSSPKAAEATIRRLKAANLPERNTLGFMFACVGRGHNYYNNQRNVEADTFRKVFPNIPLFGFFGNGEIGCDRIVKEDYTLCDTDTDSLQHGYTTVMTLVHLG, encoded by the exons ATGGATGGAAATACAGACTTTTCTGGCGTTTCAGATGAATGCACGGCAGAATACATTCTCAGTAATGTGGCAGAAGTAGTGGAGAGAATTTTGATGTTTGTACCAACCAAATCCCTGCTCCAAATTGCTTG TGTTTGCAGACTGTGGATGAACTGTGCACGGAGAGTACTGAGGGTCCAGCAGAAGTTGACGTGGGTGTCTGCCTCTGGACCGTCCAACTATGACGGCCATGCTCTCTGCCACAGCCTGGCAGAAGAAGTGGAG AATGTATACCTGCTGCCCAAAACAGTCTTGGTTATGGTGGACAGCGAGACCTTCAGTGGACAAGACTCTTCCTACAAGCAGAAAAAGG CACGCAAGACCCACCACAGTCCAGACTCAGTGGAGGAACTGAACAGGCTGTTCCCCAATGGATGTGACATCATGGCCATCACCACGCCTGGTGTTGTTT TAACTCCCAGTGGCTCCCACTCAGGTCCACCAAAGGAATTCCAAGAAGGAGAAGCTGGCTACGCTATCATGTTCCCTAGGATGGAGGGAGTGGACATCCGCCCCTTTCACTTCTGCAAACGCACCATCTCAGAGTCACACCTAGAGGAAGCAG GGCTGGTGAATAACCCTGATCTGCGTGTGGTGCTGCTCTTTGGCTATGAAGCCTACAAACCCGGAGCAGCCCGCTTCCTTAACCAGGTCCTGGAGCCTTTGGCACGCAGCAAGGCTCTCATCGCTGGGGGCCATGTGGAGAATGTCTTCTCCCCTGAAAGAGAGTG CTGTGGCCGGGGGTCGTACGGCGTGGTGGGTCTGGCTCTGAGCGGTCCAAGGATCCAGGGGGCCAGTGTTCTCCTGGAGCAGGACGTGAGCAGCCCCAAGGCAGCTGAGGCCACCATTCGGAGACTGAAAGCCGCCAACCTCCCAGAGAGGAACACCCTGGGCTTCATGTTTGCCTGCGTGGGCCGCGGACACAACTATTACAACAACCAACGTAACGTGGAGGCTGACACCTTCCGCAAGGTGTTCCCCAACATCCCACTGTTTGGCTTCTTTGGTAACGGGGAGATTGGGTGTGATCGTATCGTGAAGGAGGACTATACTCTGTGTGACACAGATACGGACAGTCTGCAGCATGGATACACCACTGTTATGACCCTAGTTCACCTTGGTTGA